Within Candidatus Nanopelagicales bacterium, the genomic segment TGGACCGCAATGACGAAGAACCCGTCGTCATTTACCACTCACACACCGCCACGCAGGCCTATCCATCACGAACGGACATCGCCTACGCGTCCGAGCCGAACGCCCACTACGTCTTGGTGAGTACGCGGGAGACGGGAACCGATGATGGTCCCTTCGAGTTCCGTTCCTACCGGATCGTGGACGGGGTGGTCAGCGAGGAAGAGGTCCGGATCCTGCCGATCGGCTAGCCGCCGCGTACCCTGCTGCTCATGGTTTCAGTCGAGATACCCACCATCCTGCGTACGTACACCGACGGTGCCAAGTCGGTGAGCGCGGACGGCGGCTCACTCGCGGAACTCATCGCCAACCTT encodes:
- a CDS encoding M67 family metallopeptidase, with the protein product MLEITTELVDRIVAHARADHPDEACGVIAGPAGTDRPVRFVPMLNSARSPTFYEFDSADLLRLYRAMDRNDEEPVVIYHSHTATQAYPSRTDIAYASEPNAHYVLVSTRETGTDDGPFEFRSYRIVDGVVSEEEVRILPIG